A region of Lepeophtheirus salmonis chromosome 13, UVic_Lsal_1.4, whole genome shotgun sequence DNA encodes the following proteins:
- the LOC139907092 gene encoding uncharacterized protein, whose product MELVRLFDGDWDGSFEVKFIEAKSYVTPIRIKSIPRMELNGLLIMTGLMKSIINALQWETEKVYMWSDSKTAFNWIQNDKDSFKAHVQAHVSEIQETFSQELFCFVPGKQNLADALTKHTGSGDQTVAYFKP is encoded by the coding sequence ATGGAGCTTGTGCGTTTGTTCGATGGAGACTGGGACGGAAGTTTTGAAGTCAAGTTTATAGAGGCAAAGTCTTACGTAACTCCTATTCGAATCAAAAGCATACCTAGAATGGAACTAAATGGATTATTGATCATGACAGGACTGATGAAGTCTATTATAAACGCGTTACAATGGGAAACAGAAAAGGTTTATATGTGGAGTGATTCAAAAACAGCATTTAACTGGATTCAAAATGATAAAGACTCTTTTAAGGCTCATGTGCAAGCTCATGTGTCAGAGATTCAAGAGACTTTTTCGCAAGAATTGTTTTGTTTCGTTCCAGGAAAGCAAAACCTGGCGGATGCTCTCACAAaacatacagggagcggggatcaaactGTCGCCTattttaaaccttga